The Sulfurimonas sp. HSL3-2 genome segment TTTTTCATCAAATGAAGAAGATAAAGATGCAAAACCAAGGATGATAAAGTTCTTAGCAAAGATCATGATCATCACTGTACCGCTCTCTATTGCATTTGGATACTGGTACTTGAGTATTATCCCTGAATCCGCAAAAGCGATGATCCCTACTGCGATCATGACAAGAGCGTTTGCTGATAAGTTTGACATGATGTACACGTTAATTATAGGTATCGGTGTAGTCGTTTTGCTTACGACGATCATCGCATACTTCGCTCCTAAAAGGATGCCGTATGTCGCTGCAAGTGCGATGGTCATCGCATTCTTACTCTTTTGGGGATATGAAGAGAGAGTAAGGGAGTTTATCAGAAAACCTTTTATTATCTACAACTATATGTATTCAAACGGTATACGTCCTACAGATGTCCCGTATCTCAATAAAGCAGGAATACTAAAGCATGCAATATTTATCGAAGACAAAAATAAGATATTAAAGCCTGACGGAAGCAATATTGAAGATGTCGGTCACTCCGTATTTCAAATCGAGTGTAGGATCTGTCATACTAGAAACGGTATCAACGGTTTGAAAAAACTTACAAGCGGGTGGTCAAAAGATGCGATCCGCGCAAGGCTTAACAATCTGCCTGGAGGCGGGACTCCATACATGCCGCCGTTTGTCGGAACGGAACAAGATAAAGATGCGCTTGCAGCATATCTGTTTTCTTTAAATAAAAAAGGAGAATTAAAATGAATTGGAAATTACCTTTTGATATACCTTTAGTTACTCCTACTATGGGGATACCGATAGAGTTTTATGATGCTCTAGGAATCATTGTTTTTGTCATTCATATCTCATTTATATATGTTCTCATAGGTGCGTCGACGGCATCGGTCATATACAATGTAATGGGTGTATTTAAAAAAGATAAAAACTATGACAAGCTTGCATATAACATGACAAATCCGACTACCATATCGGAAAATATGGGTGCACTTTGGGGAGTGGCTCCGCTGCTTGTGATCTCGGTACTGTATACAGGATTTTTTTATACGGCGATACTTAAAGTCTCGCCGCATATCCTGCATATAATCTATGGAAACATCTTTGCCTTTTTGCTTTCATATGCATATAAATTCAGCTGGCATAAGCTAAGTGATTCAAAAGGGTTCCATATTGCCATCGGTCTTGTCGCCGTGTTGGTATTTTATTCGCTGCCGCCTGTTTTTATGTCTATGGCGAATCTTTATCTGCAGCCAGAGACATTTGCAACAGTTCAAAATATATGGGACATTATGCTGACACCGTTAACGGGCTTTAGAC includes the following:
- a CDS encoding c-type cytochrome, producing MFDYPIFEMPVIGQRMLMAINAIIHVFVSHGGAVGGSVVLALLAVWAHKRNDMAAYNMTFKLLMVFFIISTSVGALTGIGMWIHANILSPNAIGGLIRVFFWKWFTEWIVFNFEVVLLLFWFMTWKKNATTAEGRAKSNRIGIFYAISSWLTMVIITAILAFMLTPNFAGQPWVDPEVFPGKVNYMNALFNPTWGPSLAFRTFSSIAFAASLAIMWTWIISTFSSNEEDKDAKPRMIKFLAKIMIITVPLSIAFGYWYLSIIPESAKAMIPTAIMTRAFADKFDMMYTLIIGIGVVVLLTTIIAYFAPKRMPYVAASAMVIAFLLFWGYEERVREFIRKPFIIYNYMYSNGIRPTDVPYLNKAGILKHAIFIEDKNKILKPDGSNIEDVGHSVFQIECRICHTRNGINGLKKLTSGWSKDAIRARLNNLPGGGTPYMPPFVGTEQDKDALAAYLFSLNKKGELK